The segment AATTGAAAGAGGCTATAATAAATGAGTTCAGAAGAGTTGGCTATGAACCAATCTTTAATCTCCTTCGTGCCGAAAATTATGGAAATCCGTCCAAAAGAACCAGGATCTTTATCTCCAATGTAAAGCTAGAATTAAAGACATCGCCTAAAAAAACTGTGTGGGAGGCAATATATGACCTGGAGGATAGATTTGATGTCCCTAATCATGAACCGATAGAGCCAAATGAGATGAAGACCGTAAGGATGAGTTCCCTAGATTATGGAGACTATTTGACAATGTTCAGAGGTCACAAGAGAGAAATCCCTCTATACATTAGACTAGATCCTTTTGAAGTAGCGCCCACGGTTCTCGGAAATTCAAAATTTGTTCATCCGTTTCATCCAAGATATCTCACAGTGAGAGAGCAGGCTAGACTAATGAGCTATCCGGACTCTCACGTCTTCTACGGTAGTAAGGAAGAGCAATATAACCAAGTTGGAGAAGCCGTACCAGTAGTCTTATCAACAAGAATAGCCTCGAATATATTTGGTGCTTTAATTGGAAATAGTAGTCGGATTGCATAATGTTACGAGTTCTCAGAGACTTTTAGACTTTGCAAAGTTGGCTTTTAGCTTAAACATTAAGAAACTTTTAATAACAAAGGTTGGAGGTACTGCAGCTCAGGCTGGAATTCCCGACGTAGGAAGATTAGCTCTAAAGTATAATAAATCTCTTATAATTCTTCCAGATCTTAAAGACGCCGTTGAGCTATTTAGTCCCAGTAAGATATATTTATTTTCTCCATATGCTGAAAAAGAAATAGAACCAGGATCTATTCAGGAAAACTCGATACTGATTTTCCCTGGGATTGAGAATGGGTTTACCAAGATTGAACAATCTCTAGGAGAACACGTAACCTTAAGATCAATGAAAATAGATGTTGGTCCCATTCCTTATGCTAGTGCAATTCTTTACTGCAGTATAAATGGAATTAAGGCATAAATAATATTTTATAATGCACATTGATTTATTAATAAATCGCTAATAACCTTTCAGGCGATTCTGATACAAGTTTTGACTTGTCATGATCTTAGAAACAAATTAATAACCCCTAACTTATAATCAAACCTGTAAGAAAAGTAAGGAATGGGCCCGTCGTCTAGCCTGGTTAGGACGCTGGCCTTACAAGCCAGAGGTCTTGGGTTCAAATCCCAACGGGCCCATTAAATTGTTCAAAAACTATATTAATGAGAAAAGTTAACAAAGATAAGGTCTTTTCTCTATATACTATAACAGATTCGCTATCGTGAACTTTAGCTAAACCTAGAACTGTTCTGAAATTGTTTTATTAATTATAACGAAGTAATATTAAATGTTTTTATTTGAAAAACATAAAAATTAAAAACTAAACGCTAGACGAAACTACAGATACGAAGTGGAATCGAGGACATCGTATTCAAATACCGTCATAGACAACTTAAATAATAATAAAGAATTTTCAGAAAAAGATTTTAACAATTTCATAGTCTAGAAGAGCTAATTATTGAAGACTTGTTGCTTTACCTTTGACCTACTCTAACCTGTTTCAAATCAGAAGCTGATATTGAAGCTATGACGAATGACCTGGAAAAGAGAGACATAAGTAACAAATCTACATCTTTGTTTTGCTTTGCTAAGTACAACAAAAATTTCTATTTTTACAGATTGAGGTAAGATTAAGAAACATCCGATAAAAGCTAAAGTGCTCATTAGACGATATGAAGAGTTGGACCGAAATTTATCAATCCGTTTTAACTATTTTACGGACCCGCCGGGATTCGAACCCGGGACCTAAGGCTCCGAAGGCCTTCGCTCTATCCTGGCTGAGCTACGGGTCCCTCATAATGTTTATTTAAAGGGCTATTTAATTTAGATCTATGTATGATACAAAAAAGGCCTTAGCTGAATACGTCTTACCTATGCTACGAGACAAGAAAATAATCGGATTGGGCACTGGAAAGACCGTGAGAAAATTAGTAGAAGTTTTACAAAACGCTAATCTGTTACATAATAAGATAATTATTACTAGTTCTGTAGATACAGATCTTTTAGTTTCTAGATATACTCAGAACGTCCTATCTCCGTTGACTGGAGCTATACCAGAAATTTACATTGATAGTTTTGATTTCTTTCTGAACTCGGGAGATGAAAAGATTTTAGTAAAGGGTGGTGGAGGAGCTCTTCTAAGAGAGAAGATACTCTCTTTCTTCTCAACTGAGAGGATCTTCATCGGAGAAAAGTCTAAGGTCATCTCAAAAAGGGACGTACTAGTCCCTATTGAGATAGCACCATTCGCGCTCTCATTTGTGGTTTCTAAGCTAAGGTCATCTGGCTTAAATCCGACCCTTAGAGAATCCAATGGAAAGATGGGGCCAATAGTAACCGATAACGGAAACGTATTAGTTGATGTTTCAGTAGAAACCTCTAACCTTTGTGCCTTAGAAAGGGAAATAAAATCTATCCCTGGAGTGATAGAAACAGGTATATTTTGTGAGAAACTATATGACATGATAGTGATTGCTGACGAAGGTGGAACAATTGAGATATTCCAAAGGAGCAGAGAAAGCGGTCAAGGAAAGAAGAATAGCACAACTTATTTTGCAAGATAACGGTTCCTATGTTTTCATTTTCTTAGCTAGAGAAAAGGGAGTACATAAAGATCATATAGTAGGACCAAATTTCTGCGACTGCGAATCTTTTGTGTTCTCTAAACTCCTAGGTTATGACAGATTGTGCGTTCATGCACAAACTTATGAGCTAGCTTCTCAAAGAGAAGACTTCGTAAAGATCATTGTTAAAAAACAGGAATATAAAGAAATCTTAAACGAGATTTTCACTTATGGAAAATCATTAAAACTGAGAAAGTTAATGAGATCCCGAAATGAGTGACTTATCATTAATCCAGGTAATACTTATAGCTTCTATAGTAGTTATCTTCGGAAGTGTTACGTACGTAACGTTTGAGGAAATATTAACCGGTGTAACAAGTAAGAAAGAGGCTGTAAAAATAGAAAAAAGAAGGAAGAGTGGCTCACATGGGAGGTAAAAGGAAAAAAAGGACTAAGATCGTAAAAGTAAAGCCTAAATTACCTAAGACTTTCGAATGTCCCCGTTGCGGTAAAATAGCTGTAACTATAAAATTTGACAAGAACCATGAAGGGCCTAAATCTGCGCATATTAAATGTGGTAGTTGTGGTCTAGAGACAGAGATTCACGACCTTCCACCCATTTACGATGAAGCTAACGCTTATGGAAGATTCCTAGACCTTTATCTTGAAGGGACGCTGGAAATAAAAGACAATAAGAGGAATAAAGACCATGAAAATGAAGGGGAAGACGAGAGCCTATCTTCAGAAACTAATCAATGAAGGTTCTCCTATACATTTTTCTTTGATAGATCCAGATAAGGTATATGATATCAACTCCTTACAGAAGGTAGTCTTTAAGCTTTATAAGGCAGGTACCTCAGCCTTTCTAATAGGAGGTACCTTAGGAGTTTCTAAGGAGAAAATGGATGGGATATTAAGTATTATCCAAGACCTAGAAATCCCTGCAATTATTTTCCCTAGTAATATAAATCTAATTTCGGAAAAGGCCGATGCTATCCTTTTTATGTCGTTACTTAATTCAGACGATCTATACTATGTAATAGGTGCTCAAGTTTCTGCATCAATAATCGTAAAACTGAGCGGATTGGAACCTATCCCTACAGGTTATCTGATAGTAGGGCACGGCGGCACGGCTGCACATATAGGTAGGGCCAGGGCTATACCCTATGACAATTCGGAACTTGCGCTAGCTTATGCCTTAGCTGCTGAATATATGGGAATGAATTATCTTTATCTTGAGGCAGGATCAGGGGCTCCAGAGACTGTAAGACCGGAAATGGTAAAGGTCGTATCTAAAGGTTCTAACATTAACATCATTGTTGGTGGTGGCGTCAGATCTCCTGAAAAGGCTACAGAGTTGATTAAGG is part of the Metallosphaera cuprina Ar-4 genome and harbors:
- a CDS encoding DNA cytosine methyltransferase, with protein sequence MEAPKVVDLFSGAGGFAKGFKLQGFEISLAIDLNHAAARTYSSNFPTATVLEEDIRNVTGKDIIGLIGSRPDVVIGSPPCEPFTGANPLRMNNPVERLYVDERGTLTLEFIRLVGELRPRIFIMENVPSIIETKELKEAIINEFRRVGYEPIFNLLRAENYGNPSKRTRIFISNVKLELKTSPKKTVWEAIYDLEDRFDVPNHEPIEPNEMKTVRMSSLDYGDYLTMFRGHKREIPLYIRLDPFEVAPTVLGNSKFVHPFHPRYLTVREQARLMSYPDSHVFYGSKEEQYNQVGEAVPVVLSTRIASNIFGALIGNSSRIA
- a CDS encoding RecB-family nuclease gives rise to the protein MEIVVGLHNVTSSQRLLDFAKLAFSLNIKKLLITKVGGTAAQAGIPDVGRLALKYNKSLIILPDLKDAVELFSPSKIYLFSPYAEKEIEPGSIQENSILIFPGIENGFTKIEQSLGEHVTLRSMKIDVGPIPYASAILYCSINGIKA
- the rpiA gene encoding ribose 5-phosphate isomerase A; amino-acid sequence: MYDTKKALAEYVLPMLRDKKIIGLGTGKTVRKLVEVLQNANLLHNKIIITSSVDTDLLVSRYTQNVLSPLTGAIPEIYIDSFDFFLNSGDEKILVKGGGGALLREKILSFFSTERIFIGEKSKVISKRDVLVPIEIAPFALSFVVSKLRSSGLNPTLRESNGKMGPIVTDNGNVLVDVSVETSNLCALEREIKSIPGVIETGIFCEKLYDMIVIADEGGTIEIFQRSRESGQGKKNSTTYFAR
- a CDS encoding transcriptional regulator, whose protein sequence is MGGKRKKRTKIVKVKPKLPKTFECPRCGKIAVTIKFDKNHEGPKSAHIKCGSCGLETEIHDLPPIYDEANAYGRFLDLYLEGTLEIKDNKRNKDHENEGEDESLSSETNQ
- a CDS encoding geranylgeranylglyceryl/heptaprenylglyceryl phosphate synthase: MKMKGKTRAYLQKLINEGSPIHFSLIDPDKVYDINSLQKVVFKLYKAGTSAFLIGGTLGVSKEKMDGILSIIQDLEIPAIIFPSNINLISEKADAILFMSLLNSDDLYYVIGAQVSASIIVKLSGLEPIPTGYLIVGHGGTAAHIGRARAIPYDNSELALAYALAAEYMGMNYLYLEAGSGAPETVRPEMVKVVSKGSNINIIVGGGVRSPEKATELIKAGAKAIVTGNIIESDVEKAIKIIDAIQKISLI